A single Thunnus thynnus chromosome 6, fThuThy2.1, whole genome shotgun sequence DNA region contains:
- the epha2b gene encoding ephrin type-A receptor 2 isoform X2 codes for MSRSEQRSPLRAESQPSPGAQREEREEGKVCQMDFFGGVRLLLFSYVLINGILITLQTKEEVLLDMKATGGELGWLTWPLDQGDKSGWEVVQRTLNGSQFYTYSVCNVGEREQDNWLRTTFIQRRPSASRVFVELQFIVRDCNSFGGASMTCKETFNLFTSESDADVGTTFRKGQFKKVATIAPDEITGKNDLRINTETRVVENLSRKGFYLAFQDIGACVALLSVRVYYKTCPATVKSLASFPETVAGGENQALREVNGVCVENAISEEVPRIYCTVDGEWVVPVGQCQCKPGHEEVKDACQECKPGFFKAAASSDKCEPCPENTQRQGSGALFCPCMDGFYRAPTDPSTGPCSGLPSAPRDLQATTTQLSAGKLLLSWSPPENTGGRTDITYSVECERCEDNVCQPCGDKIRYEPASTGLTDTKVSVSELDAHLNYTFTVEAHNGVSLFASQGTPQADRPPPTITLTTSLHYTDPPKITSMRLVERSPTSLSLSWDISPRPRIQARPFRYELNYRKKDDNLDVTTYTVLILEKNSVQISDLAPGTAYLFRVQALSNDGSPGGSSMEEQFETSSEGPLAPNNTAVIFGAAVGGAAMLFIVVVVLFLRRRKRNSHTRQGPEDTYFSSAEQLKPLKTYVDPHTYEDPNTAILKFATEIHPSHITKQKVIGAGEFGEVYRGILKVPGRKEVAVAIKTLKPGYTEKQRQDFLSEASIMGQFCHQNIIRLEGVVTKFKHAMIVTEYMENGALDRYLRDHDGEFSSFQLVGMLRGIAAGMKYLSDMSYVHRDLAARNILVNNNLECKVSDFGLSRVLEDDPEGTYTTSGGKIPIRWTAPEAIAYRKFTSASDVWSFGIVMWEVMAFGERPYWDMSNHEVMKAINEAFRLPAPMDCPSAVYQLMLQCWLQDRSKRPRFGDIVSLLDKLLRSPESLKTIADFDPRVSIRLPSTSGSDGSPFRSVSEWLESIKMSQYSENFTCAGIVTMEQVLQMKNEDIKNIGVRLPGHLKRIAYSILGLKDQTSTLSVFAV; via the exons TGGGAGGTCGTCCAGAGGACCCTGAACGGCTCTCAGTTCTATACCTACTCTGTCTGCAATGTTGGAGAACGTGAACAGGACAACTGGCTCCGCACCACCTTCATCCAGCGGCGTCCATCAGCCTCGCGAGTCTTTGTGGAACTCCAATTTATCGTACGCGACTGCAACTCTTTTGGTGGTGCCTCGATGACTTGCAAGGAAACCTTCAACCTCTTCACGTCTGAGTCGGATGCAGATGTGGGCACTACCTTCCGCAAGGGCCAGTTTAAGAAAGTGGCCACCATAGCTCCTGACGAGATCACCGGCAAGAACGATCTGCGCATCAACACTGAGACACGAGTGGTGGAGAACCTGTCTCGTAAAGGCTTCTACTTGGCTTTTCAAGACATTGGAGCCTGCGTTGCTCTTCTCTCTGTTAGAGTTTACTACAAAACTTGCCCTGCCACAGTGAAGAGTCTTGCATCCTTCCCTGAGACTGTGGCTGGAGGTGAGAACCAGGCACTGAGGGAAGTGAACGGGGTGTGCGTGGAAAACGCCATCAGTGAGGAGGTGCCCCGCATCTACTGCACTGTGGATGGAGAGTGGGTGGTACCAGTTGGACAGTGCCAGTGCAAACCAGGCCATGAAGAAGTCAAAGATGCGTGTCAAG aATGTAAGCCTGGcttctttaaagctgcagcatCCAGTGACAAGTGTGAGCCGTGTCCTGAAAACACCCAGAGGCAGGGCTCCGGCGCTTTGTTTTGTCCCTGTATGGATGGCTTTTACCGGGCCCCAACTGACCCCTCTACTGGACCCTGCTCAG GCCTCCCATCTGCTCCACGAGACCTCCAGGCTACCACCACCCAACTCTCTGCAGGAAAACTCCTCCTCTCTTGGAGCCCACCGGAAAACACGGGAGGTCGAACAGACATCACCTACAGCGTTGAATGTGAGCGCTGTGAGGACAATGTGTGCCAACCCTGCGGAGACAAAATTCGCTATGAACCGGCCAGCACAGGCCTGACCGACACCAAGGTTTCAGTGAGCGAGCTGGACGCGCACCTCAACTACACCTTCACTGTGGAGGCACATAATGGCGTGTCACTGTTCGCTAGTCAGGGAACGCCACAGGCTGATAGGCCACCACCTACCATCACTCTGACTACATCTCTGCACTACACAG ATCCCCCCAAGATTACCTCAATGCGACTGGTTGAGAGGTCTCCCACCAGCTTGTCCCTTTCCTGGGACATATCCCCCCGACCACGGATTCAAGCCCGGCCTTTCCGCTATGAACTTAACTACCGCAAGAAG GATGATAACCTGGATGTGACTACCTATACCGTACTCATACTGGAGAAGAACTCTGTGCAGATCAGCGATCTAGCCCCCGGCACTGCCTACCTGTTCAGGGTGCAGGCCCTGAGCAACGATGGCAGCCCTGGAGGGTCCAGCATGGAGGAACAGTTTGAGACCTCATCTGAAG gACCCCTTGCTCCAAACAATACAGCAGTCATTTTCGGTGCGGCAGTTGGAGGAGCGGCCATGTTGTTCATAGTGGTCGTGGTCCTTTTCCTACGCAGACG GAAGAGAAACTCTCATACCAGGCAAGGACCAGAGGACACCTACTTCTCCAGCGCAG aGCAATTGAAGCCTCTCAAGACCTATGTTGATCCACATACATATGAGGACCCTAACACAGCCATCCTAAAGTTTGCCACTGAAATCCACCCAAGCCACATAACCAAACAGAAAGTCATTGGTGCTG GAGAGTTCGGTGAGGTGTACCGTGGTATTCTGAAGGTGCCAGGGAGGAAAGAGGTGGCAGTGGCTATCAAGACGCTGAAGCCAGGctacacagagaaacagaggcaGGACTTTCTGAGCGAGGCCTCCATCATGGGTCAATTCTGCCACCAGAACATCATCCGTCTGGAGGGGGTGGTGACCAAAT tcaaaCATGCCATGATTGTGACTGAATACATGGAGAACGGAGCACTGGACCGGTACCTTAGG GACCACGATGGTGAGTTTTCCTCCTTCCAGCTGGTGGGCATGCTGCGCGGCATTGCTGCAGGCATGAAGTACCTCTCTGACATGAGCTACGTTCACCGCGACCTGGCTGCCCGCAACATCCTGGTCAACAACAACCTGGAGTGTAAAGTATCAGACTTTGGCCTGTCCCGAGTGCTGGAGGATGATCCTGAGGGGACATACACTACAAGT GGAGGTAAGATCCCCATTCGCTGGACAGCTCCAGAGGCAATTGCATACAGGAAGTTCACCTCAGCTAGCGATGTGTGGAGTTTTGGCATTGTCATGTGGGAGGTCATGGCCTTTGGCGAAAGGCCTTACTGGGACATGAGTAACCACGAG GTGATGAAGGCTATCAACGAGGCTTTCCGGCTGCCGGCACCAATGGACTGTCCCTCAGCTGTTTACCAGCTGATGCTTCAGTGTTGGCTCCAGGATCGTTCCAAGAGGCCACGCTTTGGAGACATCGTCAGCCTGCTGGACAAGCTGCTGCGGAGCCCAGAATCCCTGAAGACCATTGCAGATTTTGACCCACG cgTATCCATCCGCTTGCCAAGCACCAGCGGCTCAGACGGTTCCCCTTTCAGGTCAGTGTCTGAGTGGCTGGAGTCCATTAAGATGAGCCAGTACAGCGAGAACTTCACCTGCGCTGGGATTGTCACTATGGAGCAGGTCCTGCAGATGAAGAATGA GGATATTAAGAACATCGGGGTGAGGCTTCCTGGCCATTTGAAAAGAATCGCCTACAGCATCTTGGGTTTAAAAGACCAGACCAGCACCCTGAGCGTGTTTGCAGTGTGA
- the fam131c gene encoding protein FAM131C encodes MGTCLCKGHKELHHPMTVLQEQTEEGQPSSVKDGQTPSNGNVADKTNRYDIGELATSSLIGLVATIKEHITKPTAMAQGRVAHLIEWKGWGGGGEARGGGGSWSKGGGGWGGMGAELQEDEQFYSQMTDEIKEARFAAGVAEQFALAEAAMNVWSMNDNLEQPSTSLQAQSHFLSQFLLDGGSVGVPQHLYSIHAQTYGDSRVTSLVLPPPADSISQTSNAQLQRDRPFEDRNTVTTEAAVRHVDSSSLSEDDVFYN; translated from the exons ATGGGTACCTGCCTTTGCAAAGGTCACAAAG AGCTCCACCATCCCATGACAGTACTGCAGGAACAGACTGAGGAGGGTCAGCCATCCTCTGTCAAG GATGGCCAGACTCCCTCCAACGGCAATGTGGCAGACAAAACCAACCGCTACGACATTGGCGAGCTGGCCACCTCCTCTCTGATTG GTCTGGTGGCCACGATAAAGGAGCACATCACCAAGCCAACGGCAATGGCCCAGGGGCGAGTTGCTCACCTGATTGAATGGAAGGGTTGGGGAGGAGGTGGCGAGGCCAGAGGAGGTGGGGGCAGTTGGAGTAAAGGAGGTGGAGGCTGGGGGGGAATGGGGGCCGAGCTGCAGGAGGATGAACAATTTTACTCCCAAATGACGGATGAGATTAAGGAAGCTCGCTTCGCTGCAG GCGTAGCAGAGCAGTTTGCCCTGGCTGAGGCAGCCATGAATGTGTGGTCCATGAACGACAACTTAGAGCAGCCTTCCACCAGCTTGCAAG CACAAAGCCACTTCCTGTCTCAGTTCCTGCTGGATGGTGGAAGCGTCGGAGTTCCCCAGCACCTGTACAGTATCCACGCCCAGACATATGGTGACAGCAGGGTGACCAGCCTGGTCCTCCCACCACCTGCGGACTCCATTTCCCAGACATCCAATGCTCAGCTGCAAAGAGATCGTCCCTTTGAGGACAGAAACACTGTGACTACAGAGGCTGCTGTCCGACATGTAGACAGCAGCTCGCTATCCGAGGATGATGTTTTTTATAACTAG
- the epha2b gene encoding ephrin type-A receptor 2 isoform X1 yields MSRSEQRSPLRAESQPSPGAQREEREEGKVCQMDFFGGVRLLLFSYVLINGILITLQTKEEVLLDMKATGGELGWLTWPLDQGDKSGWEVVQRTLNGSQFYTYSVCNVGEREQDNWLRTTFIQRRPSASRVFVELQFIVRDCNSFGGASMTCKETFNLFTSESDADVGTTFRKGQFKKVATIAPDEITGKNDLRINTETRVVENLSRKGFYLAFQDIGACVALLSVRVYYKTCPATVKSLASFPETVAGGENQALREVNGVCVENAISEEVPRIYCTVDGEWVVPVGQCQCKPGHEEVKDACQECKPGFFKAAASSDKCEPCPENTQRQGSGALFCPCMDGFYRAPTDPSTGPCSGLPSAPRDLQATTTQLSAGKLLLSWSPPENTGGRTDITYSVECERCEDNVCQPCGDKIRYEPASTGLTDTKVSVSELDAHLNYTFTVEAHNGVSLFASQGTPQADRPPPTITLTTSLHYTDPPKITSMRLVERSPTSLSLSWDISPRPRIQARPFRYELNYRKKDDNLDVTTYTVLILEKNSVQISDLAPGTAYLFRVQALSNDGSPGGSSMEEQFETSSEGPLAPNNTAVIFGAAVGGAAMLFIVVVVLFLRRRKRNSHTRQGPEDTYFSSAEQLKPLKTYVDPHTYEDPNTAILKFATEIHPSHITKQKVIGAGEFGEVYRGILKVPGRKEVAVAIKTLKPGYTEKQRQDFLSEASIMGQFCHQNIIRLEGVVTKCKDFFKHAMIVTEYMENGALDRYLRDHDGEFSSFQLVGMLRGIAAGMKYLSDMSYVHRDLAARNILVNNNLECKVSDFGLSRVLEDDPEGTYTTSGGKIPIRWTAPEAIAYRKFTSASDVWSFGIVMWEVMAFGERPYWDMSNHEVMKAINEAFRLPAPMDCPSAVYQLMLQCWLQDRSKRPRFGDIVSLLDKLLRSPESLKTIADFDPRVSIRLPSTSGSDGSPFRSVSEWLESIKMSQYSENFTCAGIVTMEQVLQMKNEDIKNIGVRLPGHLKRIAYSILGLKDQTSTLSVFAV; encoded by the exons TGGGAGGTCGTCCAGAGGACCCTGAACGGCTCTCAGTTCTATACCTACTCTGTCTGCAATGTTGGAGAACGTGAACAGGACAACTGGCTCCGCACCACCTTCATCCAGCGGCGTCCATCAGCCTCGCGAGTCTTTGTGGAACTCCAATTTATCGTACGCGACTGCAACTCTTTTGGTGGTGCCTCGATGACTTGCAAGGAAACCTTCAACCTCTTCACGTCTGAGTCGGATGCAGATGTGGGCACTACCTTCCGCAAGGGCCAGTTTAAGAAAGTGGCCACCATAGCTCCTGACGAGATCACCGGCAAGAACGATCTGCGCATCAACACTGAGACACGAGTGGTGGAGAACCTGTCTCGTAAAGGCTTCTACTTGGCTTTTCAAGACATTGGAGCCTGCGTTGCTCTTCTCTCTGTTAGAGTTTACTACAAAACTTGCCCTGCCACAGTGAAGAGTCTTGCATCCTTCCCTGAGACTGTGGCTGGAGGTGAGAACCAGGCACTGAGGGAAGTGAACGGGGTGTGCGTGGAAAACGCCATCAGTGAGGAGGTGCCCCGCATCTACTGCACTGTGGATGGAGAGTGGGTGGTACCAGTTGGACAGTGCCAGTGCAAACCAGGCCATGAAGAAGTCAAAGATGCGTGTCAAG aATGTAAGCCTGGcttctttaaagctgcagcatCCAGTGACAAGTGTGAGCCGTGTCCTGAAAACACCCAGAGGCAGGGCTCCGGCGCTTTGTTTTGTCCCTGTATGGATGGCTTTTACCGGGCCCCAACTGACCCCTCTACTGGACCCTGCTCAG GCCTCCCATCTGCTCCACGAGACCTCCAGGCTACCACCACCCAACTCTCTGCAGGAAAACTCCTCCTCTCTTGGAGCCCACCGGAAAACACGGGAGGTCGAACAGACATCACCTACAGCGTTGAATGTGAGCGCTGTGAGGACAATGTGTGCCAACCCTGCGGAGACAAAATTCGCTATGAACCGGCCAGCACAGGCCTGACCGACACCAAGGTTTCAGTGAGCGAGCTGGACGCGCACCTCAACTACACCTTCACTGTGGAGGCACATAATGGCGTGTCACTGTTCGCTAGTCAGGGAACGCCACAGGCTGATAGGCCACCACCTACCATCACTCTGACTACATCTCTGCACTACACAG ATCCCCCCAAGATTACCTCAATGCGACTGGTTGAGAGGTCTCCCACCAGCTTGTCCCTTTCCTGGGACATATCCCCCCGACCACGGATTCAAGCCCGGCCTTTCCGCTATGAACTTAACTACCGCAAGAAG GATGATAACCTGGATGTGACTACCTATACCGTACTCATACTGGAGAAGAACTCTGTGCAGATCAGCGATCTAGCCCCCGGCACTGCCTACCTGTTCAGGGTGCAGGCCCTGAGCAACGATGGCAGCCCTGGAGGGTCCAGCATGGAGGAACAGTTTGAGACCTCATCTGAAG gACCCCTTGCTCCAAACAATACAGCAGTCATTTTCGGTGCGGCAGTTGGAGGAGCGGCCATGTTGTTCATAGTGGTCGTGGTCCTTTTCCTACGCAGACG GAAGAGAAACTCTCATACCAGGCAAGGACCAGAGGACACCTACTTCTCCAGCGCAG aGCAATTGAAGCCTCTCAAGACCTATGTTGATCCACATACATATGAGGACCCTAACACAGCCATCCTAAAGTTTGCCACTGAAATCCACCCAAGCCACATAACCAAACAGAAAGTCATTGGTGCTG GAGAGTTCGGTGAGGTGTACCGTGGTATTCTGAAGGTGCCAGGGAGGAAAGAGGTGGCAGTGGCTATCAAGACGCTGAAGCCAGGctacacagagaaacagaggcaGGACTTTCTGAGCGAGGCCTCCATCATGGGTCAATTCTGCCACCAGAACATCATCCGTCTGGAGGGGGTGGTGACCAAATGTAAGGACTTCT tcaaaCATGCCATGATTGTGACTGAATACATGGAGAACGGAGCACTGGACCGGTACCTTAGG GACCACGATGGTGAGTTTTCCTCCTTCCAGCTGGTGGGCATGCTGCGCGGCATTGCTGCAGGCATGAAGTACCTCTCTGACATGAGCTACGTTCACCGCGACCTGGCTGCCCGCAACATCCTGGTCAACAACAACCTGGAGTGTAAAGTATCAGACTTTGGCCTGTCCCGAGTGCTGGAGGATGATCCTGAGGGGACATACACTACAAGT GGAGGTAAGATCCCCATTCGCTGGACAGCTCCAGAGGCAATTGCATACAGGAAGTTCACCTCAGCTAGCGATGTGTGGAGTTTTGGCATTGTCATGTGGGAGGTCATGGCCTTTGGCGAAAGGCCTTACTGGGACATGAGTAACCACGAG GTGATGAAGGCTATCAACGAGGCTTTCCGGCTGCCGGCACCAATGGACTGTCCCTCAGCTGTTTACCAGCTGATGCTTCAGTGTTGGCTCCAGGATCGTTCCAAGAGGCCACGCTTTGGAGACATCGTCAGCCTGCTGGACAAGCTGCTGCGGAGCCCAGAATCCCTGAAGACCATTGCAGATTTTGACCCACG cgTATCCATCCGCTTGCCAAGCACCAGCGGCTCAGACGGTTCCCCTTTCAGGTCAGTGTCTGAGTGGCTGGAGTCCATTAAGATGAGCCAGTACAGCGAGAACTTCACCTGCGCTGGGATTGTCACTATGGAGCAGGTCCTGCAGATGAAGAATGA GGATATTAAGAACATCGGGGTGAGGCTTCCTGGCCATTTGAAAAGAATCGCCTACAGCATCTTGGGTTTAAAAGACCAGACCAGCACCCTGAGCGTGTTTGCAGTGTGA